One genomic segment of Mangifera indica cultivar Alphonso chromosome 6, CATAS_Mindica_2.1, whole genome shotgun sequence includes these proteins:
- the LOC123219624 gene encoding ankyrin repeat-containing protein BDA1-like, producing MCKGVSVNALIQNDPFILHKISLTPFSETPLHISALLGHVEFTKAIVRQMPWLVTELDSSKRSPLHLAAAEGHSQIVKELLIANKDVSMVADQEGRIPLHLAAMRGRVETATYLLSVPKIRVDLNSLTKNGFPAFDGISRNGTIQRNLRKNPIKETNTKVKTIQAPRKLQFN from the exons ATGTGTAAGGGAGTTTCAGTGAACGCATTGATACAGAATGATCCATTCATTCTCCATAAAAtttcactcactcccttttctgaAACTCCCTTGCACATCTCAGCTTTGCTTGGTCATGTTGAGTTCACCAAGGCTATTGTGCGCCAAATGCCTTGGCTTGTCACAGAGTTGGACTCTTCCAAACGCTCACCTCTTCACTTGGCTGCTGCTGAGGGCCACAGTCAAATTGTCAAAGAGCTGTTAATAGCAAATAAGGATGTGAGTATGGTTGCTGACCAAGAGGGGAGAATTCCTCTCCATTTGGCTGCAATGAGAGGGAGAGTTGAG ACCGCTACATACTTGCTTTCAGTGCCAAAAATAAGAGTGGATCTGAACTCCTTGACCAAAAATGGCTTTCCAGCCTTTGATGGAATCAGCAGAAATGGCACAATTCAAAGGAATTTACGGAAGAATCCCATCAAAGAAACAAACACCAAAGTTAAAACCATCCAAGCACCTCGAAAATTACAATTCAATTGA